DNA from Brassica napus cultivar Da-Ae chromosome C4, Da-Ae, whole genome shotgun sequence:
CCAAAATATATCAGATTCCTCATATTTGCGAGGTGTTGAGGTGTCAACTTCCTAGTGAAGTGAGTTATTCTCAGTGTGTTATATCATTTTTTCCATGGGTCTGACGTCTGTGTATAACTTGATTATGTGCTCAAAATTTTCAGGTAGATCCGTATCTATTCATTGGCGACGACTTACAACTTCACGTAAGACCAAATGCAAATATGAAAGATTTTGGGTCCTCAGGAGATAACCAGATGGCTGCTTCGATGTTGTTTGAGATGCGAAGCAAAGTAGAACTCTCCAACACTATCATAACCGATATTGTGGCAAAACATCTATCTAAGAGTACAAAGGTAAAGCTCTAAATTGTATAAACCTGTTATTTAGTGCTGATTTAACGTTATATGTATTCTCTTTGTTAAGCTCGAGGAAACTGATGTAAGGATGCAACTCTCTGAGCCATTCACACCTGATGATGATTTCATGTTTGGATCACGGCCTATCGTTGAGcctgaaccaaaccaaagtatATCTAAGGAATCATCACTGTCCTTCGATGAGGTAAACTATTCTCTCAAGAGTCAAGAACCGAATTGGATTTTTCTTCAAGACttggattttaaatattataatcttGCCTGCTTGTGTTTATATATTACAGGACGTAAATGCAGGTTCAATGGTTGAGGACGAAGCGACGAGTGAACTCTCTGTACGTTTTCACCCAAGAGGGTCCTCTTCACCATCTATTCCTCAACTTATCAGCATTGACCAGCTCATGGAATCTGCAAGTGCAGACCGTATTCGACATAAGTTAGAAACTGGTTGATGTAGATATTGTATCTTCTTATCATTGGTTGGTTCATAAATTTGTTATTTAGGCCCTTGAGGTGGCGGCTGGTCAAGTAGTGGTTGTCTCATCTGTCTCCACTTCTCCGCTTCCTTACAATACAATGACAAACCGCTGCGAAACCTTTGGGACTGGGACGACACAGAAGATCTCAAAGTGGTTGGCCACCGAGAACAGCCAGGTGAATGGGCTCTACAGAAATTCATTAGAGGAGTCATGTGCGTTTGAAAAGGTATCTTTCAACCTTCAAAGCAGACAGATATTAATATTGCATCTAAAGAAAAACTACTTCAGTCTCGCTACACTTAATGTACTCTTGTCCTCAATAATGAAGAGAAAGGTCTTAACTTTATGATCCCATATGGCCTAGTCAAGAGAAACGTTGAAACTCTTTATCATTTGAGAAAGGTCTTATAACATATgattattaatgttatacaggTAACAACAGAAGATAATAGGAGAGAATCTGGTGTGCAGCATATGAGTATTACCTATTGTTAATATTATCTGCTGAGGTCTTATCTCTGCCATCATCATTGGCCCTTGCCACTGTCATCTATTAACATGAGGGCCAATGAAGCCTCTTGGTACGTCTCCAGAGCTAATGACGTTTCTGTCAATCGCACCTCCACGGTTGAAAAACATAGGGCTGACTTCTATTCTGAAAAAGGATTGATGAATTAGCCATTTTAGAGGAATATAGACACCGCCTTGCAGAGatcgaagaagaaaaagactCTTTGATTCATTGTGGAAGAAACACCAAACCCTAAATTTTTTTGCGGCTGGTCTCGATGTCTATGAAACGTAGAGTTTAAGATATCTCCTTACTGAAACGCTGAGTTTTGTCTACAGAAGACACGTGTCGCCTGGACAGAAGCAAACTTTGTGACCTGGAATCTAAGTGTCTCTCTCAGGAGAGAGAACACaactttataataatagattgaTATATAAAGTTGTCTACTCTCGAGAGAGACAAAGGAGTGGAATCGAGCTCTCCTGGAGAAGCTACTACCAAAGCTATCTGAACACATCCTGATGCTACGACCTAGTCTCACGAATGCGCCTGAATCCACTGTCTGGACACAAACAAAGAACGGCATTTACTCAGCAAGATCAGGTTATCACACTACCCAAGTCTCTAATATCCAATCGACATTAATACTCTTGGATGGAGAGACTTGGAACTGGCAGTGGAATATCTGGGATACACCGCTACTCCCAAAACTCAAATTTTTCTTATGGAAATGTGCAAGAAACTGCTTACCTACAGGAGATAATTTGCTTAGAAGGAACATCCCAAGGAATAATAACTGTGTGCGGTGTGGAGCTCCGGAGACGCTTCTCCATGTTCTCTTCCTCTGCCCTTATGCTACTGAAGTGTGGAAACTCTCCCCGTGGACATCTAGCTTCAACTCATCCCAAAGCTCCTCCTTCCAAGAGGAACTCCAGACCTCTCATCGACGTATTAACCTTCCGCCGGTGGGGATTGTATCCAACATCTCCCCCTGGATCTGTTGGTGTCTATGGCTGAGTCGCAATCAATTGATCTTTGAATCCAAGACCCTGTCACAACAACAAACAGTTAACAAAGCAATTGTATCTTGTAAGGCCGGCGACCTTATGTTCTTTGTTAATATTGAGTTATTTGATTCATTCGAACAGTTTTAATACTTTCTAATACTTTTAGATTGTCTggttagatttatttttttgtcaattgtCTTTTTGACAAAAATACATAGAAATACAACAATCAAAGtatgttaattatatttttattctatagatatgttaatttaaataaataaaattattattttcgaaaaaatatttttcaacttttttttaaatccaatttttttaaaaaattattattttaatttttaaatttttaaattctgtttgaccaaaaaaaattcacaccTGAAAGTAAAATCTAGactctagattagttaattttagagatataaatatttttacttttgaaatttatttggaTCATTTTGGTTTTTGCAGATTATTTTTAGAGATTATTGGCCAGATATACCTTAGTGTACGCAAAATTAGGGAACTACCCGAAAGCAAAAGAAACCCGTGATCCCTGTAGCAACTTGTGTATGACTTGCCCAAAATGCCCCTAAAGCAAAGACACGTACGCTAAAAAAGTGAGGAGAGATAgatttggtttgatttttttatagtaCATTCGTAGACTTCTATGTAGATGTAGGTCTGCAGACTGCAGCTGtccaataattatttaataatgtaCTATTCATCATCTCTCTCACACTTTTTCCTCCATGttcgttgtttttttttcttatcctcAATTTTTCAGCAACTGGTCTATTATCCATTAATCTCTCTGTgtactaataatattttttaaaataatcaccTTTTTTATTCTAGTATTTTCACAATGATTTCATGATGAATCCTATAATAATGTTGAAATAATTACTTCGATTTCATCATGCCATGCCTACCTTCAACGCACATATTCAGTAGCACTCAGGTCAAAGTAAGCAGAAAAGACgatcaattttattttgaaaatttaacagAGCTTAAGATTTCGTCGAACATCTTGTGAATCATCATATTTAACATATGATAAAAACAAAGTTAACTGTTATAATATCTTGGACGTGTAATATAACATATTATCTGTtaagttataaaatattatcgTTAACATTATTCACACGTATcacatgtaaaatatataattagtaCACGATACTATACTTACTTGGTAGGCACTAATTTATTAGTTGAGACCGAAACAAGCATAAAAAAGTTAATGATTGTAACAAAAGCGTTTATTGTTACCTCAAAGGTAGTAATACTACTTGTTAGCAGGTAACGATGGGatgttatatatatgatgagTTGTTAATGGGTTTCTtactgattagatttattattacTAGTTTACACATGCTTTAAGATCATTTTAGATGTGCAATCATTGTTATATTAAGAAGTATTACTTATAAAGTAATCATTGTTAACTACTATGAATTGACCTTACCTGGTTACTGAATAAATTAATGTCTAACAAGTAAGGATACTAATGTCTACTATATTAGAGACAATATTGATTTCAAGATTAAAGAAAGATGAAACATAACGATCGTAGTTAATACTTTTAACATTGTCTTAAGGGTAAATAGTATCAAACTTGTTAGCAGTTAACAATAGAATGTTAGATATATGGTATGTTGTTAATGTGATAATAATATAATTGACACCAACACTACTATCAAGTATCTTACACGTATCATTAATGCAACATTAGTATATAAATGTAATTATGTACATTGGTATGATATACATACGAAACAAATGTGGTAATTGTCCACAAGATGTGGGTAGCAACAGTCTCTCCAACGACTTGCTAGTTCACAAGATGCACGAAGAATCTAACGATGTCTAACAAGAGAGACTTTCTGTTGTGATCATAAGTCCGGCAGACctgcaaaaataatatataacacaaTGATTAGCGGTAACAAATTATGTTAACTAAAACTATCACATGTTATTTGTTGATGttaaagtttatataaattttcatacCCAAACTTTTATATGTTAACAATAACCTCGTATGTAACATATAACATACTACTTATCAGCTAatgataattattatttaacatCTCACTAACATTTTAGAAAGGGTTAACAAGTTCTATAACAACTAACCAAACATGTATCAACTAATTGAACTATTTATAACATTTTACCTACCAATAATATTTAGCGGGAACCTACTGCTCAGCCTCGTCCTCTACTTCATCATACCAGACTAGTGTGTAGTATCCTCATTCATAGATATCAACATCAGTCTTCAAAAATACACACAACTGATCAGCGAGGTAATAACCAGTATGATATGAAACATCTACTAGTATTATTGGACGTTACTTTCCGAGATAGCGTTCAATTGTTAACCTTAGACTCTACTATAGTAACACTAAAGATAATTTAACATGGTATCTGAAAAGATTATATATCAGTTATCAGTAACGTCTATTACATATCTTACACGGAACTTTCTGAGATTACGTCCAGTTTGATAACTATTCCTATTGCAGATATTTCGATAGGATAATGAAAAAGATTATTATTGACACCTACTGATTCCTTTGGAAGTTACGTTTAACATTACTAACCTTcgcttcttcttgttcttcttcttcttcttcttcttcttgggaaTCATTTTCCCCAAATCTCGTACTTCTTCTTCACTCTAAGCATGCGGACAACAACGAACTGGCAAAAATTCTCGGAGGATAAATGGTTCTCGGCTTGTAATATGATCGTCTCAAACGTTGTGTACCGCAAAAAATCTACCTCTTCCAGATCTAGAGCGTCGATTATGGGTACAATTCTCTTTGGTTTGTGGTAGGTATTAATCTTTTCGTCGACAACTCTTCCCCGTAAACAAACAAGGGAGCACTCCAGCAACTGCAAATTTTCCATTACGCCAACTAATAACCTATTTGGATCTCTAGaacgaaaaaaaaattcgttaTAGTTGAGGgataaaaaggaaagagagtGTGACTTTTCACAAACATAATAAATCTCCGACGTCTTTTCAGATAAAGGTATTGTACATAGCATGACGTGTAATAGGGGAGCTATGATCTTAGTTTGACACATAGTATAATAGTATACGATAGTGGAGCTGTAGGTCTATAGGGGTTTTTTCGTATTAAAAAAAGTCTAACAGTTGATGGGGTATTCTCCTAATTTTGACATATTCTGTGTATACACGACCtaatttctcttatttttaaGATAGAAGTTTTTTATTACTACCTTAGGATATTTCtctagattttatatattttgatattttatgtagTATTTTTTGGTATACTCTAGGTGATTGTCAATAATGGATACAACATTCCAAAGATCAAAAATATTGAAGAGTATTCCAAACGATattttatctctttaataaaaaccctaaatcaacCTTGGGTTTCAGACACCAACCAGTCCAATCCACTCATCATCTCGCCTCGCCTCGCCGTTTCTTCTTGATTCCGTAAGCTTCCTCTTCTCCCCTTCCTCAACTCAAATCTGACTTTCGATTTATAAATCTCAAATAATGCCATGATTTGGATTCAATTTCAAGCTCGGATGAGATCTCCACTCTCTGAACTAAAATTAATTCATGGCGGCTTAGCCCCATCCGTTTATTATAAATTCTTCCACAGCTCGCGTAAAATGAGAGACGTCAAAGTGAAAGCTAATTCTTCTAAGTCAACGCATCAAGAAGAATCCCTGAGCGTTAAATCAACTCCCGAGATCGAGAAAAAGTACGTCCACCGAGTCTACGACGCAATCGCTCCGCATTTCAGCTCCACGAGGTATGCCAAGTGGCCTAAAGTCGCCGCCTTCCTCGAATCATTACCTTCCGGATCCGTGATTCTCGACGCCGGCTGCGGGAACGGCAAGTACCTGGGGCTAAACCCGAACTGTTTCTTTATAGGGTGCGACATCAGCAACCCGCTCATCAGAATCTGCTCGGAGAAAGGCCAAGAAGTTGTGGTCGCGGACGCTGTCAATCTCCCTTACAGAGATGGGTTCGGTGACGCGGCGATCTCAATCGCGGTTTTGCATCACTTGAGCACGGAGGAGAGGAGGAAGAGCGCTGTTGAGGAGCTGGTTCGGGTGGTTAAGCCTGGTGGGTTTGTGCTCATCACGGTTTGGGCTGCGGAGCAGGAGGATAAGTCTTTGCTCACTAAGTGGACGCCGTTGTCTCCCAAGTATGTTGAGGAATGGGTGGGACCGGGTAGTCCGATGGATAGCCCTCGTGTGAGGAACAACCCGTGCTTTGGTCTTGAGAGTATTCCGGAGACTGACGTGAGTGTAAAGGAGGAAAAGGATAAGAACTCTGTTGAAGTGTTGTTGGAGGCTGTGGAGATGAATCATCAGCAAGAGTACTTTGTTCCGTGGCATTTGCCTTACCACCGTGCTGAAGTTAGTGGCGCATCTGCTTCTGCGCTTGCAAGTGGGCTTGCGAAGAAAGACGATAAGAAAGGAGCTGTTGTGTACAATAGATACTACCACGTCTTCAGTGAAGGCGAACTTGACAGGTTGGCGTCTGGAGTAGGCAATGCAATGATAGTTGATAGGTTTTACGACAAGTCCAATTGGTGTATTGTTCTTCAGAAAGAAGCTTTAAACCAAGATCATTGAAACCAACCAGACGCTTTGGCTTCACACTCAGTTTTACGTTCTTTTTTTCTCCGTCTTTCTGaaattggaactccattggagGTTTTTCCATATGTAAtccaagttttttttaatatggttGTAGTTAAGATTCTGTGGCAGCTCATTTGTTGTTCAATTGTTGGCTTTAAGGCTTTGTATTATGTGTAACTAGGAAACAACCCCGCGGGAGTAAGAcgtttaattattatattttcatgtatttccttgttatttgtataatttttgtactatttataaaaaattaatataactgttttttaaaaaaatatatagacttataaaaagttgtaaaaataaaatgggTATTATAATGTGCAAATATATTCTTGTgtgtaaacaaataaaataatttttgggTAGCATTGCAATTAACGTAATATATTCTAAGTAACGTAATCatctttaatgatttttttcctttttctttgtgGCCGTTGCCTAACTTCTTAAGTTGCTCCTTTTGTTACATCTAGGTTGTCGTCTTcgctttgttttaattttttcgtTGTCAATCtcctttttcttgttttattttctttgggagtagtaatttcttttttttttgctgtttttGTCCCtcgtttcatttatttttataagctATATCAAAACATTAAATGTAAGTTTCTTTATCtcatctatatatatgttaatttccTTATATATTGATCATAGCAACCTTTtatttaaaccttaaatctatTGTAAATTTATTGTACCTCTTCAATTTTAATTGGGGTGCCTGTGATTCATGTAACAGTTAATCCAGCTGaacttgaattataattaaagGATGTGATTTTAACATTGAATTTGAAAACTTTCCCAATAAGTTTTTGAGACAAGAAGGAGATAATCGCGTTATCACTTGAGTCATTGTATGATTCTTCTTGCATATAGTAGTTTTAAATATCAGTTTAACTTTATACAATAAAGTTTATTAATTACAATAAGTACTAAACTTACATGATATTTAATCAAGTCTGTTGCTGATTTACCCATAATTCTGATCATGTCTTTGTTGAATGTGGTTAATAATGCAGTTTCTGAATTATCTTCAACAATAATTTCAAGTTTATACCTGTATATTaggtttattattaataattatttagctatcaaaagttataaaaaaaatgtttgtcctATGTTACCTTAATATGCCAACAATATCCGGTTTTGTGCATTTTTTGCAAATAAGTTTCTCATCCATTTTCTGAAGTATTTTAGCGCAATGATTACAAGATATGTAATTCCAACCATTCCTTGAactaatttcaataatttttcctTCGATGGTAAATTCTTTCTCCTGTCAATATATATTCCGCcaagaaattaaattttttatataagtatgtattttatattattttaatgtcgAATGTTGGTATTAAAAGAATTAATTATTTAGGTACCTCAAACAAATCTTTGGCTATGAAATCTATTATTTCTGATATTTTGACAATGTTGGCATTTGTTTTCCTTAAACTGCTTTCGCCTTTCACTTGTAGTGGATGTGTTCTGTATTgacgaaaaataaaaattttacggactatgtataatttatttatatttatattgtacaTTTAAAAGTTACCTTGTTTTGAAAGATTGAATAATACTGATGTTGATATATTTTGGAAGTTGATTTTGTGTTTAGGTAAAAATATCCTATTATTCATGTAAGTAAGATGTCATTTAATGTTAAAGCttagttattaataatataaatatgattttttaattacaaaaccTGAATATGTTTTGGGATTTACACTTGTTATTATCAAAGTGGCACCCTATGCTTCTTTATTTTTCATGAGTTTTTGATACATATCTACCTTATTGCTCCATATAGTAACACGCACTTTGCTTCCCCTGTAATATAGTTATAATGTGatattatataacattaattaagtAAACAGATGTGACAATTAATATAAATCAGAATTTTGAATGttgtaataaatttaatatatcaaaCAATTGTAAAGTGTGGACGTTGTAATTGACAGCATACACCACACACGTCCCAGTTCTTTTGACACAGCACAACTTTGACTACAcacgttgtttttttttttttttttgacgtcaaacggccattctattactcaaacttgaggtggacTGGGCAACCAGACCGGaacagaacaaccaataaaatgtaacttcctatggaaggatctagcagtcttagctaaaaaatctgaaaactgATTGCGCGCTCGTGGAACATAAATGATGTCGAAGTCCGGAAAGCAAATCAGCAGCGTCTCTATCCTTTCCAATTCTGTCGCAAAGCTAGGCCAGGCATGAGGATCCTTTATCATTGCTATCAGCTCTTTACAATCTGTCCCAAAATTCTGGCAAGTTGAGTGTTGAAGCATGTTCTCCATTGCCCACCACAGTGCTTCGACTTCCGAATGCAGAGCTGATTCCCGTCGATCGAAATTTCTTGTCCCCAACAATTGAGTGTTTCCTCCACTGTCCAAccagacccatccacatccactataCTGAGCAGaagctgtccaagatccatctatcaagcaaatattacccaagcttatgacttggGGCTCCTCATGAAGGCCTTCTTGTACCACGGTTCGTGCCACTTCATTCGCATTAAACCAGGCTTGACACTCACTCTCTGCATGTCGAACCagctccaaaggatctctgTCTATTCCCCTGAAAAGTTTATCGTTCctagccttccaaatgtaccaaattatccagggataaggatccatGTCCTGCTCCGGCTCGATAATGCtgtttttcctccaaaatagaTAATCCATATTTGCGTAAATACTTGGTACTGGAAATAGACCTGGGCTAGACGGAGTCGCTGATAAGGACCATACTTGTAGAGCTGGCGGACACTCGAAAATAGCATGGACTACACACGTTGTTTAATATTGTTTCATTTTATCATGTGAATGAACGGTTGGtcatttttaaattcttttaagAAGGAAATGGTCTTGTTTTGAAAACATGAGAGCCGGATATCGGTGGTTTAAAAGTCTAACGGGATTTCGAACAGTTTGTGATGTAAAAGtggttttgttaaaaaaaaatgaagtaacTCGTGATaagtaaatttattttggttacatatactattaaatatatCGATTATTTTTATAACTCATTGATGTAATGTCTAACTTACCCCTCTAATTGTAGGTCTAGGTTTATTCTTTTTTGTACAGTATTAGTATTTTCCGTATTTATCTTTTCTTCAACCACAACACCTATAATATCTGCAATTAACATTATTTCTATAAGTGTGTTTTCACACGTTTAAAGTTTTTTTGCTTATGGATTAGGTAATTACCATAATAAGATAAGTTTTTGTCTGCAATTTTCATAAGTTGATCATAATCACGGAACGTAAATTTCTCacaatttattaatatactCTTATCTGATACATGAGTTATTGTTGAGTTTCCATTCAAACGTATAAGAAAAGAatggtttgaaattttataacGTTCACCAGCCCGCTATACTTCAAAattattgaatatatatattttgcatTCCAAAAGCTCCATAGAAAATTGATGAATGTGACGTGTGTAGATTGATCCCATAATGGTTGATTCctatattatgaatttttttttgattatgaatatatatatatatatataaatgtattttgagGGAAAATATTAAAACACTACCTTTTCATCCAGTAGTAAGAaattaaggtttataatttcaTTACCATTCTTTGGATTGTTAACTTCCCATAATCGAATTACTCTTCCTATAATTTTTTGTTCTCCATGTTTCATCATAATGTTTTCAAGAAACTTGTACGAAGGGACTTCAGGTTCTTccttttctaagtttttttgttaGTAAATTAGTGGTCTTCCTTTTCTTTTATAGAAGGAGAATGTATCGAACCATTGTATCTGTTAGATATGGAAAGTTGCGTTGCTTTTTGTTATCATAACccttcttttttaataaatctattttataataatgtgGAAATGATTGGACGTACGGcctgtatatttttttcttaatacggACGAGTTGTATTAAATTCTTGTTCAAAATATATGGGTATTGAATTGTTTAAAAGCCTTATGCTTGTTATTGCCTAGCGAAGACTTTTAAAGCCTGATCCTCAAAAGAGtgttttaatgaataaaataacgAAGCGGTAAAGATAACCTGACAAAATTTTATTTGCTTTGGggattattatttaataaaatcccTTTTTAGTTTCTATCTTTGCCACAtatgagtttttcttttttcttctctcttctctcttctctcttctctcttctctcttcttttttttttttttgtcaaccaaatTTCATTATAACAGTCCAAAGGACATGTTTACATAAGTCGGGCTTTAAACATCGAGGCCCAATAACCAAATTACAACTTTATGATTTAAGTCCATTAATATGAACCGCCTAATTCAGACCTAAACAAGGACACATGTTTAATTCTTGGCGTCTTGGTGACGCGTATTGGACACGCGGCTTTCATGCGTAGCTTGAAATCTCCAGCACCTCTCCGCCACTGCCCCGCCATTGCTCGCCTTTTCCGATACTCCTCCGTCCTGGTGGTCTTTGGCAACGATCCATATCCAGATTTGGTGCCTCGTTCTTCCCGATCATAAGATACTTTCCATCTCGACCGCAGCTTCCTTCTCAGAATTGCTCTGTTTCACCGTTGAATTAAAACCAAAGAAGTTTTAGTCTGCTTGAAGTAAGAATCATTCGTTGGACCGCTGGAAGCGccaaactcttcttgaaactccTCCGAAGCGACTTCAGACCTCCATCAACTCAACCAATTTTCAAATAGAGATGCTTTCCTCAAACGCCATATAAGGCTAAATAACTAAGAAAGACTGATTCCCTTGAAAATTGATTAAAGTGGAACGGTGAAAAAAGATGCTGAATTGTTGGCTATCGGGATTCAAATAAAACTAGTGGAAAGTAGACTAAACATTCTTCATCGAAGACAAAAGTAGATGATTGAAGATCAGCTTCAACGAAGAATatgaaaaacaacaaaa
Protein-coding regions in this window:
- the LOC125575053 gene encoding tRNA (carboxymethyluridine(34)-5-O)-methyltransferase-like; translated protein: MRDVKVKANSSKSTHQEESLSVKSTPEIEKKYVHRVYDAIAPHFSSTRYAKWPKVAAFLESLPSGSVILDAGCGNGKYLGLNPNCFFIGCDISNPLIRICSEKGQEVVVADAVNLPYRDGFGDAAISIAVLHHLSTEERRKSAVEELVRVVKPGGFVLITVWAAEQEDKSLLTKWTPLSPKYVEEWVGPGSPMDSPRVRNNPCFGLESIPETDVSVKEEKDKNSVEVLLEAVEMNHQQEYFVPWHLPYHRAEVSGASASALASGLAKKDDKKGAVVYNRYYHVFSEGELDRLASGVGNAMIVDRFYDKSNWCIVLQKEALNQDH